A region of the Thermogladius calderae 1633 genome:
GCGCTGTCATAATAAGGCCAATGATAGAAGAGGGTAAGGCCAAGTACCCCCCGCTCCCGGATCTCGTCCACTGCGTCGAGGCAACCGTCAACAGGGGGGCGGATCTAGAGGGTAGAAGAGTCCTGGTGACAGCTGGTGCCACAGTCCAAAGGATTGACCCGGTAAGGGTCATTACTAACCCTAGTAGCGGTCTGATGGGTGTCCTTGTGGCTAGGGAGGCGGCCTGCAGGGGCGCTGTCGTCGACCTGGTCTATGGGAGAATGAGCCTGCCGCCCCCGTACAACGTTAACAAGTACTACGCTGAGGAGACAAGCGACATGGCGAGTATAGTTAAGGAGCTAACCGCGACACACGTATACGACGCGGCGGTATTCGCGGCCGCACCAGCGGATTACAAGCCGGTGGAGACAAGCCCAACCAAAATACCGACTTCGAAAACCGAAAGGCTCACTCTCACTTTAGTCCCCACAGAGAAAGTCATAGCCTCTGTGACGAAGAGGCCGAAGGTAGTAGTGGCCTTCGCGGCAGAGACGTCTTCCGGTAGAGAACTCGTCGAGAGAGGTACGGCCAAGCTCGCCGAGTACCAGGCAGACCTAATGGTTGCACACAACGTACTGACAAGGGGTGCCGGCTTCTCTGAGAGCTACCTGGACTCCGTCCTGATAACCCCCAGCGGGGTTAGAGAACTCGGCTTTATGCATAAGCTCGAGCTCGCCAGGTACATAGTCGACTTCGTGTCCGGGAACTTGCCAAAGTAACTCCCCAACGATGAAAAAGGTATATAAGAGGCGCATAATATCACGCAAAAGAGGAGCTACGTACTACTTTTGAACAGGGAACTACTCTCATCTAGGTTGCCGCCTTCACTCGAGAGTTGTTTCGGGTGAAGTGAAATGGCCAACCTTACCTTGAGGCTTAAATGGGCTAGTAGAGTCCTAACGTACACGTTTGCACTCGGGTTACTCGGCGTTTTAATCGACTCGGTGTTCGTTGTCTTCCTGAACAACATAATACTGTTCACAGACTTGATACACTGGGTCACGGACTCGCTCCTAGAGCTAACCCTGCTACTTGGGCTATACTTCGCGAGCCGCCTGAGTAGGAGGTACCCTATGGGTGTTGTGGTCCTGGAGTCGACACTGGGCCTGTTAATAGCTCTAACCGTGGTCGGCGTCTACTTCTACGTCTTCTACGACTTCTTGAACGGCCTTCTATACGCGAGTGAAGAGGCTGCTGTTAACGTATACTCCAGTATTGCCACGATCGCCGGGACCGCTCTTACCGTCTTGGCGTACACCACGTTGAAGAAAGGGTTCGAGAAGTACAATGTAGAGACTCTTAGGTACGAGTCCACGCACGCGCTAGTTGACGTACTGGCAGGTGTAACAGCCACCGCGGGGATACTAGTCACATCTATAACAAGGAGTACGGCTCTAGAAGTACTGTTCACGGTCGTGTTGATGATGTTCATACTCCACAGCGTACAGGGCATAGTCAGCGACAGCGTGTCCCTGATAAGGGGCGAGAACCTCGACTACAAGATGAGCCTCGCAGTAATGAACAGCATCCAAGACCTTCTGGCTACTGCGGGGGCCCGCGTTAAGTCTGTTGAAGCAAGGAAGCTCACGTCGTTCTACGTGATCAGCGTCGAGGTGTACATCGACCCCCTCACCACGATAAGAGACGCTTTCAAATTGAGGAGGAAGATAGTCAAGAGAGTGGTCGAGCTCTACGACACGGTATACCACGTAGACGTCAGATTCCACCCGGAGGTCACGTTTGAAAGGGTTACGGAGGGCGAGAGGTCTCGGGGAAACGAGTTGAAGGCGAGGAGGAAGAGGTAAGTGCTTACCTGTCCACTGAACTAACGCTAAGAATTTATTCTCTAGCGAAACCCATTATGCAATTGTGTGGTGTTGATGTCAGCGGCTTACAAGTTCTCCTACCGGGTAAACTTCGTTAAACCATCCCCGATAAGGACTCTCGTCTCAAAGATATCGGCGATCTCCGCTACGAGAAAAGTTGTATCGTTTGCGGCCGGCGAGCCGGACCCCAACGTAATACCGAGAGACCTCTACTCTACTATTCTCGGCAAGGTCCTCCACGAGGAGGCCAAGTCCTGCAACTACTCTCCAACTGAGGGGCTCCCCTCGCTCAGGAAATCTATTGCTGATTTCATGTGGAGGTACGAGGGCGTTAAGACCAGCGAGGACAACGTACTGGTGACGGTTGGTGGGAGTCAGGCGATCGACCTACTAGGCAAGCTCTTTATAGACCCTGGGGATCACGTGATCCTCGAAAACCCCAGCTATGTTAACACGATGGTCGACTGGGAGTTCTACGGGGCACGGCTTGTCGGTGTCGGCGTCGATGCTGAAGGGGTTGATACCCAGAACCTCGAGGCTGTCGTGAAGAGACTTCTATCGGAGGGTAGAAGGGTAAAACTCGTCTACACGATACCCACAGGACACAACCCTGCCGGGGTCGTCATGAGCGAGGATAGGAGAAAGCATTTAGTCGAGATCGCGTCGAGGTACGACCTCCTGGTCGTCGAGGACGCCGCGTACAATCACTTGGTCTACGAGGGTAGCTACAAGCCGCTCTCCCACTACGACAAGGAGGGGAGGGTTGTCTACGTCGGAAGCTTCAGCAAGGTGCTCGGGACGGGTCTACGCATAGGCTGGCTCAATGCCTCCTCCGAAATAGTGGAAGTCGTAAAGGCGATTAAAGGCCCCAGCGACATGTGCGCTCCAGTCCCGATGCAACTTCTGGTAGACCGGGTCTTAAGAGAGGGCCTATACGACCAGATAAAGAGGAGGGCCGTGGAGGAGTACGCGAGAAAGCGTGACACTATGATGTCCGCACTGGACGAGTACGTCCAGGGAGCCGTGTACAATAGGCCGCGCGGTGGCATGTTCATACTGCTGAAACTCCCCGTAGACGTAGACTCGGAGGTCTTCGCCGACAGGTTACTGGAGAAGTACAGCGTGGCGGTAGTCCCCGCAAAACCATTCTACCTCGACGACTCCGGGAGGAGTAGCATCAGGCTCAACTTTACAATGGTTAAAGCAGACGAGATCGAGGACGGTATTAAAAAGCTCGGGCTTCTAATCAGGGAGCTCGCCTAGTAAAGGTCAGTGGGCATGTCTCCTGATCTTCTCGGCGTAGGCCTCGGGTTTCAACAGGCTGTTGAGTTCGTTCAGGTCCTTGATCTCCAGCTCGAATATCCAGCCCTCGCCGTATGGGTCTTTGTTTATCAGCTCAGGTGTATCGGTGAGCTTCTCGTTGACCCTGGTAACTACACCTGACACAGGTGCGTAGTAGTGGGAGGTCGCCTTCACAGAGTCTAGACTCCCCACCGCCTTCCCCTTCTTCACCTCTGTGCCAACCTCCGGTAGCTCGACGCCGACTATGTCTCTGAGCTCTTTCTGAGCGTAGTCTGTTACACCTACAATGCCTTTGTTGCCCTCGACCTTAATCCACTCGTCGCTCTCGGTGTAGAGCCTGTCCGTCTTCACCACGTACTTCTTTTTCCCCACTTCTACCACTATCTCCCCGCTAGACACACTACCCACCTACCCGGTGTTATGGATGCAGTAGGAGAGACAATAACTTTACCTCGTCCTCTCTCGAGATCTTGAAGCAGTACTGGACCTCGAGGAACTCCTTCCTGAACTCGATTACTTTTCGCCTGACCTCCGCTGGGTCCCTCTTGTCCACGACTACCTGCTTGATGAGCTCGGCTATCTCGTCCATCTCCCCCTCTCTCATCCCCCACCTCGTGACCTCCTGCACGCCTATCCTGATACCCGAGGGGTCTTTCACGTCCTCCGGCCTGTCCCACGGCAACATGTTCTTGTTGACTATTATGTTCGCTTCTTCGAGGGCTGTTGCCACCTTTGTACCCCTGCCGTGCCTCGAGACGTCTAAGACTACCTGGTGGCTCTCGGTGTAGCCCTTCTCCTCCATCACGACCTTGATCCCCCTACTCGCTAGAGCCTGAGCGAGGGCCTTGGCGTTCTTCACAACCTGGCTTGCGTAGTCCCTCCCGAACTCTCTCATCTCGAGGGCCGTGATCGCGGTGGCGGCTAGTCTGTGTAAGTGGTGGTTGGAGACGAACATGGGGAATATGACTTTACCTATCTCCTTGTAGTCCTCCTCTAGTCTCGTTGCGAACAGGCCTCCTTGTGGTCCCGGAAACGTCTTGTGCGTCGAGGACGTTATGACGTCGGCTCCCTCGGTGAGGGGGTTGGGCCAGACTCCCCCCACGATGAGGCCTAGTACGTGTGCGACGTCGTGTATCACCTTGGCACCAACGCTGTGCGCGGCCTCAGCGATCGGTCTAGTGGGGTGGGGGAATATGTAGAGTGAGCCCCCGAGCGTGACGATCTTGGGCTTGACTTCTTCGATCAGTTTAACCGCCTTGTCCACATCTATATTCCACTCCTCGAGAGAGAACGGCATGTCTATCTGCTCTATCCCGAGAGCGCCTAGTGTGCCGTAGCGTGTGTGGCTAACGTGCGCCCCTGCTTGGACTGGCGCCACTACAGCCTTGTCCCCGGGCTTGGTGAAGGTCCTGAAAGCAGCAGCGTTGGCTGTAGTACCGCTGACCGGTCTTAAGTCAACGAACTTGGTGTTGAGCAGTTGGCCCATGAGTTCTGAGGCCTTCACCTCCAGTTCGTCGACGTACTTCAGCCCCTGGTAGAACCTCTTGAACGGCTTGCCTTCGGCGTACCTGTGCATCATGTCGTTCAAGTACAGTAGCATCGCGAGCGGCGACATCACGTTCTCGCTCGCTATTAGGTTGATCGTCTCCCTCTTCCTGTACCTGGTATGGGTGGTCGTAAGGTCGTATACGTGCTTTAGATCGGGGTACTTTGATAGTAGGTCCTCTAGCATTAGACCCCTTCACCTTCTTATTGTTTATACACGTATATAAGGATAACAGAGAGCCAGTGGTAGTAATGAGAGTCGGCTTCATAGTCAACCCGTATGCAGGGCTTGGGGGCGTTATAGGTAGCAAGGGGACCGACGAGAAGGCCGTAGCAAGGGCTCTCTCGCTGGGATACCAGCTGATCGCCCCTAGGCGTGCGCTCGAGTTCCTCCGGAGCATGCGTTCGAGGGAGTTTAGAATAGTGACGGCAGCGGGCCTAATGGGCGAGGAGGAGATAGCCGAGGCGGGTCTTAGCGAGCTCGTGGAAAAAGTCGTTGGGGAGAGAAAAGTTTCTACGACCAGGGAGGACACTATTGCGTCAGCCACTGAAATGCTTCGTGCGGGAGTCGACATTATCGTCTTCGTGGGGGGCGACGGCACTCTAAAGGACGTTTACAGCGTAGTCGGAGCCTCGGTGCCAGTCTTGGGCGTGCCCAGCGGGGTTAAAGTCTACAGCGGGGCTTTCGCGTACACACCACGTGACGCAGCCGGGATTCTCGAGGCCTACTTGCGTGGTAGCGGGTCTGTCGTCGAGGCGGAGGTCGTGGACGTAGACGAGGAGTTGTTCCGGTCGGATAAACTAAGCCTAAGAGTTTACGGGTACGTCAAGACTGTGAGGGTTGAGGGCCTACTCCAGCCTAGCAAAGGCACTGTGGTAGCTCCCGACGACGAAGAGAACAAGAGAGCGATAGCTAGGTACCTGTACGAGACAATGGAGGACGGCGCTTACTACATACTGGGCCCTGGTAGTACGGTGAAGGCTATAGGGGAGTTCTTACAGGACGACCTCACGCAATTGGGAGTAGACGTGGTACTCAACAAGAGAGTTGTATTGAAGGATACTTGGGAGAGGCCTCTGCTGGACATAGTCGGTAGAGGTACGAAGACGTACGTTGTCGTCACACCGATTGGGAGACAGGGCTTTATATTCGGTAGGGGTAACCAGCAGATCTCGCCGAACATACTGAGGCTTATACCAAGGGAGAATATCATCGTGGTCGCGACTCTGTCCAAGATCCGCGAGCTGGACTACTTAAGGGTCTACACTGGAGACGAGGAGGTTGACAGCAAGCTCAGGGGCTACTACAGAGTGCTAGTAGACTACGGTCAGTATATGGTGAAAAAAGCGGTTTAACCCCCTTACTTCTTGACGATGAATGGGAAGTCGACTATCTTGGCCTCGTGCCTCTTGCCTCTGACTTCTACTTCAACCTCTTCTCCCAGTATGGCGTACCTGGTGTCTATGTAGGCTTGCGCTATAGGCCTCTCTAGGATAGGCGAGTACATCCCGCTAGTGACCCATCCAACCCTGACGTCCTCGACGTAGACGGCGTCTCCGTTCCTGGGCACGATTCTCCCGGCTTCTTTCGAGAACTTCAGGCCGTACCTCACCCACCTAGGCCCCTCCTTGCGACAAGCCCTGAGAGCCTCTTCTCCGAAGAACCCTCGTTTACTCCAAGATACGGCGCCCATCCCGTACCGTAGCCCGACAGCGCAGGGGAACCTCGAGGGGTCTTCGCCGTACTCGTTCCCTCCCAACACGAAACCAGCCTCGATCCTGAGAGTGTCCCTTGCTATGAGGCCCGCCGGCTTAACCCCCAGCTTCACGAGTTGCTCGACCAGCTTAACCGCCTCGGTCGGTCTAGCCCATATCTCGAAACCGTCCTCTCCAGTCCAACCACTCCTACTCACGAGGTAGACGCTGGCGTTGCCGATTACCTCGTTCTGCCTGAACTCGAGTGGCCTGAGCCCTGAGGCCCAGCCCGCGCCGAGAGCCTCCATGACCCTAACGCTCTCTGGACCCTGTAGCGCTAGCATGG
Encoded here:
- the coaBC gene encoding bifunctional phosphopantothenoylcysteine decarboxylase/phosphopantothenate--cysteine ligase CoaBC, giving the protein MSLPEEIKPREVTPLREKKIVLGLTASSAVYRSIDLARELMRLGASVRAVMTKASTRLIGPDLVYWATGWEPFIESTGRTEHIDLAKWGDAMVVAPATLNTMGKIASGVLDELLHLTAATMMGDGKRVVFVPAMNLRLYNSPQYKRVEETLRSYGAVIIRPMIEEGKAKYPPLPDLVHCVEATVNRGADLEGRRVLVTAGATVQRIDPVRVITNPSSGLMGVLVAREAACRGAVVDLVYGRMSLPPPYNVNKYYAEETSDMASIVKELTATHVYDAAVFAAAPADYKPVETSPTKIPTSKTERLTLTLVPTEKVIASVTKRPKVVVAFAAETSSGRELVERGTAKLAEYQADLMVAHNVLTRGAGFSESYLDSVLITPSGVRELGFMHKLELARYIVDFVSGNLPK
- a CDS encoding cation transporter; protein product: MANLTLRLKWASRVLTYTFALGLLGVLIDSVFVVFLNNIILFTDLIHWVTDSLLELTLLLGLYFASRLSRRYPMGVVVLESTLGLLIALTVVGVYFYVFYDFLNGLLYASEEAAVNVYSSIATIAGTALTVLAYTTLKKGFEKYNVETLRYESTHALVDVLAGVTATAGILVTSITRSTALEVLFTVVLMMFILHSVQGIVSDSVSLIRGENLDYKMSLAVMNSIQDLLATAGARVKSVEARKLTSFYVISVEVYIDPLTTIRDAFKLRRKIVKRVVELYDTVYHVDVRFHPEVTFERVTEGERSRGNELKARRKR
- a CDS encoding PLP-dependent aminotransferase family protein produces the protein MSAAYKFSYRVNFVKPSPIRTLVSKISAISATRKVVSFAAGEPDPNVIPRDLYSTILGKVLHEEAKSCNYSPTEGLPSLRKSIADFMWRYEGVKTSEDNVLVTVGGSQAIDLLGKLFIDPGDHVILENPSYVNTMVDWEFYGARLVGVGVDAEGVDTQNLEAVVKRLLSEGRRVKLVYTIPTGHNPAGVVMSEDRRKHLVEIASRYDLLVVEDAAYNHLVYEGSYKPLSHYDKEGRVVYVGSFSKVLGTGLRIGWLNASSEIVEVVKAIKGPSDMCAPVPMQLLVDRVLREGLYDQIKRRAVEEYARKRDTMMSALDEYVQGAVYNRPRGGMFILLKLPVDVDSEVFADRLLEKYSVAVVPAKPFYLDDSGRSSIRLNFTMVKADEIEDGIKKLGLLIRELA
- the gcvH gene encoding glycine cleavage system protein GcvH, giving the protein MGSVSSGEIVVEVGKKKYVVKTDRLYTESDEWIKVEGNKGIVGVTDYAQKELRDIVGVELPEVGTEVKKGKAVGSLDSVKATSHYYAPVSGVVTRVNEKLTDTPELINKDPYGEGWIFELEIKDLNELNSLLKPEAYAEKIRRHAH
- the glyA gene encoding serine hydroxymethyltransferase; the protein is MLEDLLSKYPDLKHVYDLTTTHTRYRKRETINLIASENVMSPLAMLLYLNDMMHRYAEGKPFKRFYQGLKYVDELEVKASELMGQLLNTKFVDLRPVSGTTANAAAFRTFTKPGDKAVVAPVQAGAHVSHTRYGTLGALGIEQIDMPFSLEEWNIDVDKAVKLIEEVKPKIVTLGGSLYIFPHPTRPIAEAAHSVGAKVIHDVAHVLGLIVGGVWPNPLTEGADVITSSTHKTFPGPQGGLFATRLEEDYKEIGKVIFPMFVSNHHLHRLAATAITALEMREFGRDYASQVVKNAKALAQALASRGIKVVMEEKGYTESHQVVLDVSRHGRGTKVATALEEANIIVNKNMLPWDRPEDVKDPSGIRIGVQEVTRWGMREGEMDEIAELIKQVVVDKRDPAEVRRKVIEFRKEFLEVQYCFKISREDEVKLLSLLLHP
- a CDS encoding ATP-NAD kinase family protein; this translates as MRVGFIVNPYAGLGGVIGSKGTDEKAVARALSLGYQLIAPRRALEFLRSMRSREFRIVTAAGLMGEEEIAEAGLSELVEKVVGERKVSTTREDTIASATEMLRAGVDIIVFVGGDGTLKDVYSVVGASVPVLGVPSGVKVYSGAFAYTPRDAAGILEAYLRGSGSVVEAEVVDVDEELFRSDKLSLRVYGYVKTVRVEGLLQPSKGTVVAPDDEENKRAIARYLYETMEDGAYYILGPGSTVKAIGEFLQDDLTQLGVDVVLNKRVVLKDTWERPLLDIVGRGTKTYVVVTPIGRQGFIFGRGNQQISPNILRLIPRENIIVVATLSKIRELDYLRVYTGDEEVDSKLRGYYRVLVDYGQYMVKKAV
- the gcvT gene encoding glycine cleavage system aminomethyltransferase GcvT — translated: MPKIQLLDFYIEKLGAEPGTFGEWEVPYRFSGAIEEHLEVRRRAAFFDVSHMGRLLVRGGDAFEFLQYVYTKDLGKVKTGFMSGPTLSLNQFARVKDDEMLYKLSDEEWLIVTNALATEKMKSFFASVKTEKGSKVEISDLTSEYSMLALQGPESVRVMEALGAGWASGLRPLEFRQNEVIGNASVYLVSRSGWTGEDGFEIWARPTEAVKLVEQLVKLGVKPAGLIARDTLRIEAGFVLGGNEYGEDPSRFPCAVGLRYGMGAVSWSKRGFFGEEALRACRKEGPRWVRYGLKFSKEAGRIVPRNGDAVYVEDVRVGWVTSGMYSPILERPIAQAYIDTRYAILGEEVEVEVRGKRHEAKIVDFPFIVKK